A window of the Dyadobacter pollutisoli genome harbors these coding sequences:
- the nhaA gene encoding Na+/H+ antiporter NhaA, with product MAKSINLKPFREFLQSESLGGAILIVCVIISLIIANSSLGAAFESFLSIDLGFNTESVHLKYPILLWINDGLMAIFFLLVGLEIKRELVEGELSSFKKAALPIFAALGGVIAPATIYFILNKNTETAAGWGIPMATDIAFALAVITMLGKKVPSSLKIFLAALAIVDDLMAILVIAVFYSSDLHYVYLLYAGGIFGMLLLMNRLGVKNLVAYVIPGLFIWYFIHHSGVHATIAGVLTAFAIPTNSTADESPLEKLEHILVNPVNFVIMPLFALANTNIRFVPEMLDGLTTSLGLGIILGLVIGKPLGITILSWLTVKMRISVKPAGAGWIHIVGVGMLGGIGFTMSVFIALLSFPGAELILSEAKFSILTGSVLSGILGYLLLNQVSRK from the coding sequence ATGGCCAAATCTATTAACCTGAAACCCTTTCGCGAATTTTTGCAGTCAGAATCGCTGGGAGGCGCAATCCTTATCGTCTGCGTCATTATTTCTCTCATTATTGCCAACTCTTCGCTGGGTGCTGCTTTTGAGAGTTTTCTAAGTATCGATCTGGGTTTCAATACAGAAAGTGTTCATCTGAAATATCCCATTTTGTTGTGGATCAATGATGGGTTGATGGCCATTTTTTTTCTGCTTGTCGGGCTGGAAATAAAAAGGGAGCTGGTAGAAGGAGAACTATCGTCTTTCAAAAAAGCGGCATTGCCGATTTTTGCGGCATTGGGAGGTGTCATAGCTCCGGCGACGATCTACTTTATTTTAAATAAAAACACGGAAACCGCGGCTGGCTGGGGTATTCCGATGGCTACTGATATTGCATTTGCACTGGCGGTCATTACCATGCTCGGAAAAAAAGTACCATCGTCGCTTAAAATATTCCTGGCCGCACTCGCCATCGTCGACGACCTGATGGCCATATTGGTAATTGCAGTATTTTATTCCTCGGATCTCCATTATGTGTACCTTTTATATGCGGGCGGGATTTTTGGAATGTTGCTTTTAATGAATAGGCTGGGTGTGAAAAATCTTGTCGCCTACGTCATTCCGGGCCTTTTTATCTGGTATTTTATCCATCATTCCGGTGTGCATGCGACTATCGCCGGGGTACTAACTGCATTTGCGATTCCTACCAATTCAACGGCTGACGAATCTCCGCTCGAAAAGCTGGAACACATCCTCGTTAATCCTGTCAATTTCGTTATTATGCCGCTTTTTGCATTGGCCAATACCAACATTCGTTTTGTTCCCGAAATGCTCGACGGGCTTACTACCAGTTTGGGGCTCGGTATCATACTCGGCCTGGTGATCGGCAAGCCGCTGGGGATTACCATACTTTCATGGCTTACCGTCAAAATGAGGATCAGTGTAAAGCCGGCAGGAGCTGGCTGGATTCATATTGTCGGGGTCGGAATGCTTGGCGGCATCGGGTTTACAATGTCTGTCTTTATCGCATTGCTGTCGTTTCCGGGAGCAGAACTGATCCTGTCCGAAGCCAAATTCTCTATTTTGACTGGTTCTGTTTTGTCCGGAATTTTGGGTTATTTGCTGCTGAACCAGGTCAGCCGCAAATAA
- a CDS encoding glycoside hydrolase family 18 protein — protein sequence MYFFKTIKPINLAAQLLFVLVSSIFTSCKSEEKKEEVTETATKPVVIGYVGGFHGLLNTERIEAKKLTHINYAFVNVQDGKAFLTNEKTDSTNFRKLKLLKDQNPDLKILISIGGWAWSENFSDAVLTEASRKVFAKSSVDIIKKYDLDGVDIDWEYPGMMGEEGNVFRPEDKQNFTLMFKAIRNELNLLEEETGKKKLLTTAIPGFVEFLNVTEMGKAQEFLDYVNLMTYDLFQGDTVVHHASLYPSDIYKTAKSADNAFKAFTAAGVPAGKLVMGLPFYGRMFTVAKLEKGLGQKQTAQEYLDGYTYIKDSLVNKKGFKEYRDTVAKAPYLLNATTGQILSYDDEESVREKCKYVLDKKMGGVMFWEYDSDPKHYLLDEIDKSLK from the coding sequence ATGTACTTTTTTAAAACAATAAAACCCATAAACCTGGCCGCTCAGCTACTTTTTGTTCTGGTATCTTCCATTTTTACCAGCTGCAAATCCGAAGAAAAGAAAGAAGAAGTTACGGAAACCGCAACCAAACCTGTCGTGATCGGCTATGTAGGCGGGTTTCACGGCTTGCTGAATACCGAGCGCATCGAAGCCAAAAAGCTGACGCACATCAATTATGCATTTGTAAATGTGCAGGATGGCAAAGCATTTCTTACCAATGAAAAAACCGATTCCACCAATTTCCGTAAGCTCAAACTATTGAAAGACCAAAATCCTGATCTTAAAATCCTGATCTCGATCGGCGGCTGGGCATGGAGTGAGAATTTCTCCGACGCTGTACTTACCGAAGCTTCCAGGAAGGTTTTTGCCAAAAGTTCGGTGGATATCATCAAAAAATATGATCTGGATGGTGTCGATATTGACTGGGAATACCCTGGAATGATGGGCGAAGAAGGCAATGTGTTCCGTCCGGAAGACAAACAGAACTTTACACTCATGTTCAAAGCGATCCGCAATGAGCTGAATTTATTGGAAGAAGAAACAGGTAAGAAAAAATTGCTCACTACTGCTATTCCCGGTTTTGTTGAGTTCCTGAATGTGACCGAAATGGGTAAGGCGCAGGAATTTCTGGATTATGTCAACCTGATGACCTACGACCTTTTTCAGGGCGATACCGTTGTCCACCACGCGAGTTTGTATCCGTCCGACATTTACAAAACAGCTAAATCAGCCGATAACGCATTCAAAGCGTTCACCGCGGCGGGCGTTCCTGCCGGTAAATTGGTCATGGGACTTCCATTCTATGGGCGTATGTTCACGGTGGCCAAATTGGAAAAAGGGTTAGGCCAAAAGCAAACTGCCCAGGAATATCTGGACGGCTATACCTACATTAAAGATAGTCTGGTCAACAAAAAAGGCTTCAAAGAATACCGCGACACAGTAGCCAAAGCGCCATATTTGCTCAATGCGACTACTGGTCAGATACTCAGCTACGACGACGAAGAGTCGGTAAGAGAAAAATGCAAGTATGTACTGGACAAAAAAATGGGCGGTGTAATGTTCTGGGAATATGATTCTGACCCGAAACATTATCTGCTGGATGAAATCGACAAATCATTAAAATAG
- a CDS encoding DUF5690 family protein: MRLKEALLRSNSLFIAWAVIASFGTYFCMYAFRKPFNAGLYQGLELWDVSYKAVLIISQVAGYTLSKFAGIKVISELKHSSRIGLIIGLILVAEIALLFFGLVPYPYNFVFLFINGLPLGMVYGVVFSFLEGRRFTEMLAMGLNISVVVASGILKTFYIEIHRVFPGISEFWMPFFMGALFLPFFLLFVWMLSVIPAPSAEDISLRTERVPMTKQDKQLVMRQFGFPIVCLVIFYATLVVVRDFRDNFTIEIWNEIDVNWGSSVLTTTEMITGIVVLVIIGSLAFVRDNVIGFRLTNLILFASIFLMGLGTFLFQGNLINGFYWMLMVGLGTFLAYTVLQTVVFERMIALFRIKANAGYFVYICESIGYMGSVGLLLYKEFFIKDLSWSKVLMQFTYIQLFLGFVLLAFANIYLERHRASREQKSGDPTLAAI, encoded by the coding sequence ATGCGTTTGAAAGAAGCACTTTTGCGTTCTAATTCGCTGTTTATTGCCTGGGCTGTGATCGCGTCTTTTGGTACTTATTTCTGCATGTATGCATTCAGAAAGCCGTTCAACGCGGGCCTCTATCAGGGGTTGGAGCTGTGGGACGTGAGCTACAAGGCGGTACTGATCATTTCGCAGGTCGCGGGGTATACACTTTCCAAATTTGCAGGTATCAAAGTCATTTCCGAGCTGAAACATAGTTCCAGGATCGGGTTGATCATTGGACTTATTCTGGTCGCTGAGATTGCATTGTTGTTTTTCGGCCTGGTTCCTTATCCTTACAATTTCGTTTTTCTTTTTATCAATGGCCTTCCCCTGGGAATGGTTTACGGGGTCGTTTTTAGTTTTCTGGAAGGGCGGCGCTTCACCGAGATGCTGGCGATGGGGCTCAATATCAGCGTGGTAGTCGCCTCCGGTATTTTGAAGACATTCTACATTGAAATTCACCGCGTATTTCCGGGCATCTCAGAATTCTGGATGCCTTTTTTTATGGGCGCGTTGTTCCTGCCATTCTTTTTATTGTTTGTGTGGATGCTATCAGTCATCCCTGCGCCGAGTGCGGAAGATATCAGTCTCCGGACCGAACGGGTGCCGATGACAAAGCAGGACAAGCAACTGGTCATGAGGCAATTTGGTTTTCCGATTGTCTGCCTGGTTATTTTCTACGCAACGCTGGTGGTAGTTCGTGATTTTCGCGACAACTTCACCATTGAGATCTGGAACGAGATTGATGTCAACTGGGGTAGCAGCGTCCTTACTACTACCGAAATGATTACCGGAATTGTCGTTCTGGTCATCATCGGAAGCCTGGCTTTTGTCCGGGATAATGTTATCGGTTTCCGGCTCACCAACCTCATTCTTTTTGCGTCGATTTTCTTAATGGGACTGGGGACGTTTTTATTCCAGGGTAATCTTATCAATGGTTTTTACTGGATGCTGATGGTCGGTCTGGGGACGTTTTTGGCTTACACTGTTTTGCAAACAGTCGTTTTCGAGCGGATGATCGCGCTTTTCAGGATCAAGGCCAATGCGGGATATTTCGTCTACATCTGCGAAAGCATTGGCTACATGGGGAGCGTGGGGCTGCTGTTATATAAAGAATTCTTTATCAAGGACCTTAGCTGGTCCAAAGTATTGATGCAATTCACTTACATTCAATTGTTTCTGGGATTCGTGCTGCTCGCGTTTGCGAATATTTATCTGGAAAGACACCGGGCCAGCCGGGAACAGAAGTCCGGCGATCCCACCCTTGCTGCTATATAA
- the ku gene encoding non-homologous end joining protein Ku, producing MRAIWSGAIGFGLVNIPVKLFSATQGSELDLDMLDKKDHANIHFQRVNANTGKEVKWENIVRGYKIEDNYVVLDETDFEKASPEKSRIIEIAEFVNEKDIDSIYYETPYYLQPEKSGGKPYALLRDALKKTGKAGLGTYVLRNRESLVLIKPQDDLLILNKIRFGEEIRDPEDLTIPDVKIKPAEMAMAVQLIEQLTTEFDISRYKDTYNEKLLKLIMAKAKGKKPATSKMKVVHSKSKDLMAQLKESLSAPKRKAS from the coding sequence ATGAGAGCAATCTGGTCCGGGGCCATTGGATTTGGTCTGGTAAATATCCCCGTTAAACTTTTCAGCGCAACCCAGGGTAGCGAGCTGGATCTGGACATGCTGGACAAAAAAGACCACGCTAACATTCATTTTCAGCGGGTAAATGCAAACACCGGTAAGGAAGTGAAGTGGGAAAACATTGTTCGCGGCTACAAAATCGAGGACAATTATGTGGTTTTGGATGAAACCGATTTCGAAAAAGCCAGCCCGGAAAAGAGCAGGATCATCGAGATCGCCGAGTTTGTCAATGAAAAAGATATTGACAGCATTTACTACGAAACCCCCTATTACCTCCAACCCGAAAAATCCGGCGGCAAACCCTACGCCTTACTGCGCGATGCTTTGAAAAAAACGGGTAAAGCAGGGCTCGGAACATATGTTTTGCGCAACCGGGAAAGTTTGGTATTGATCAAACCCCAGGACGATCTCCTAATATTGAACAAGATACGGTTCGGGGAAGAAATACGCGACCCCGAAGATCTGACGATACCTGATGTCAAGATCAAACCCGCGGAAATGGCGATGGCTGTGCAATTGATAGAGCAGCTTACAACCGAGTTTGATATTTCACGATACAAGGACACTTACAATGAAAAGTTGCTGAAACTGATCATGGCCAAAGCGAAGGGCAAAAAACCAGCCACTTCAAAGATGAAGGTAGTGCATTCCAAAAGCAAGGACCTGATGGCTCAATTAAAAGAAAGCCTTAGCGCTCCAAAACGAAAAGCATCATGA
- a CDS encoding aspartate aminotransferase family protein → MAEVHNRTEGDINLSSARRDWYAVISDPETAGYLHEDAEYFLHQSLSTPCLDVLVECEGIYLTDLQGKRYMDFHGNNVHQLGYRNPYIIEKLKEQLDILPFSPRRYTNIPAIELAKKLGSLLPGDLNRVLFAPGGTSAISMALKLARIVTGRHKVISLWDSFHGASLDAISAGGELDFRKDMGALMPGVERVPPPMTYRGPFAAAGNSDLAYADYLEYVIEKEGDIGAFIIETIRNTDVQIPSQAYWIRVQEICKKHRVLLILDEIPIAFGRTGKMFAFEHYPIEPDIICLGKGLGGGVMPMAAIVARDAYNIAQSVSLGHFTHEKSPLGSVAALAMLDYMEQNHILQKVQEDALFMAEELNKMKDRFPLIGDIRGVGLLWGIELVTNRDTKEKAVKEAEIVMYECLKNGLSFKVSQGNVLQLSPPLIISREQLKEALRIVEHAIETASVFV, encoded by the coding sequence ATGGCAGAAGTACATAACAGGACGGAAGGCGACATTAATTTATCATCTGCCAGGCGTGATTGGTACGCGGTCATCAGCGACCCTGAAACTGCGGGCTACCTGCATGAGGACGCCGAGTACTTCTTGCATCAGTCGCTTTCTACACCGTGCCTCGACGTGCTGGTTGAATGTGAAGGTATTTATCTCACGGATTTGCAAGGCAAGCGTTACATGGATTTCCACGGTAACAATGTGCATCAGCTCGGTTACCGTAATCCTTATATTATTGAAAAACTGAAAGAGCAGCTGGACATTCTGCCTTTTTCACCAAGACGATATACCAACATTCCGGCGATCGAGCTGGCTAAAAAACTCGGGAGCTTGCTCCCCGGAGACCTGAACCGCGTACTTTTTGCGCCGGGAGGTACTTCGGCGATCAGTATGGCGCTGAAACTGGCGCGGATCGTGACGGGAAGGCATAAAGTAATATCGCTCTGGGATTCATTTCACGGCGCATCGCTGGACGCAATTTCGGCTGGTGGTGAGCTGGATTTCAGGAAAGATATGGGCGCATTAATGCCTGGTGTAGAGCGCGTTCCACCTCCTATGACTTACCGTGGCCCTTTTGCTGCGGCCGGAAACAGTGACCTGGCGTATGCCGACTACCTGGAATATGTCATTGAAAAGGAAGGCGATATCGGCGCTTTTATCATTGAAACCATTAGAAATACAGACGTACAAATTCCCTCGCAAGCATACTGGATACGCGTGCAGGAGATTTGTAAAAAACACCGGGTACTGCTGATCCTGGACGAAATTCCGATCGCTTTCGGCCGTACCGGCAAAATGTTCGCGTTCGAGCATTATCCTATCGAGCCGGACATTATTTGTCTCGGAAAAGGCCTCGGCGGCGGTGTGATGCCTATGGCGGCCATCGTTGCCAGAGATGCTTATAATATTGCCCAGAGCGTTTCATTGGGACATTTTACCCATGAAAAGAGCCCGCTGGGAAGTGTGGCCGCGCTGGCCATGCTGGACTACATGGAACAAAACCATATCCTGCAAAAAGTACAGGAAGATGCATTGTTCATGGCGGAAGAATTGAACAAAATGAAAGACAGATTTCCGTTGATCGGAGATATCAGGGGCGTGGGATTATTGTGGGGAATTGAGCTGGTAACAAACAGGGACACCAAAGAAAAAGCCGTTAAAGAAGCAGAAATAGTGATGTACGAATGCCTGAAAAATGGTCTGAGCTTCAAAGTTTCGCAAGGTAATGTACTGCAATTGTCGCCGCCGCTGATCATCAGCCGCGAACAATTGAAAGAAGCCTTGCGGATTGTGGAGCATGCCATTGAGACGGCATCGGTTTTTGTTTAA
- the nfi gene encoding deoxyribonuclease V (cleaves DNA at apurinic or apyrimidinic sites) encodes MPVISAEMPDTPESNYDRLTIAEATAIQKDLRSKLSLIPLEKPVRTIAGADISLSLYSQTVYAGIVILSYPKLQVVAYSLVKGNTNFPYVPGYLAFREIPSILKAFEQMPVKPDLIMFDGNGILHKRRMGIASHFGVLTDTVTMGCAKKKLAGLYTEPGETKGQFTAVTDSGETIGFAVRSKNNVKPVFISPGHQMSLQDSLDIAFKCIGKHRLPEPTRKAHEYVNLFRTGALQEGYHEVDEWKLF; translated from the coding sequence ATGCCAGTGATTTCAGCCGAAATGCCCGATACACCCGAGTCTAATTATGACCGATTGACCATTGCGGAGGCCACCGCCATTCAGAAAGACCTTAGAAGCAAACTGAGCTTGATCCCACTGGAAAAACCTGTCAGGACTATCGCAGGGGCCGACATTTCACTATCGCTTTACAGTCAGACCGTTTACGCAGGAATTGTGATCTTGTCCTACCCGAAATTGCAGGTAGTGGCCTATTCACTCGTGAAAGGAAATACAAATTTTCCTTATGTGCCTGGTTATCTGGCGTTTCGGGAAATTCCGTCAATACTCAAAGCATTTGAACAGATGCCCGTAAAGCCCGACCTGATCATGTTTGACGGAAATGGGATTTTGCACAAAAGGAGAATGGGTATCGCTTCCCATTTCGGGGTGCTGACAGATACGGTCACAATGGGATGTGCGAAGAAGAAGCTTGCCGGGCTTTATACGGAACCAGGCGAAACAAAAGGCCAGTTCACAGCGGTGACTGACAGTGGCGAAACCATTGGTTTTGCAGTCAGGAGCAAAAATAATGTCAAGCCCGTGTTCATTTCTCCCGGACATCAGATGAGTTTACAGGACAGTCTGGACATTGCTTTTAAATGTATCGGCAAGCACCGGCTGCCAGAACCCACCCGCAAAGCACATGAGTACGTTAATCTGTTTCGTACGGGCGCTTTGCAGGAGGGCTATCACGAAGTTGATGAATGGAAGCTATTTTAA